In one window of Comamonas testosteroni DNA:
- a CDS encoding DsrE family protein, whose product MSQPDWNTLLPALRPETRIVLHAPSTQALLRARGNFKNLKAANPELEVWIVVNAQAVQAVLEQPDDMGPALAHVLLCPNTLRNAGISAPDNIQVLPMGAVEAIARMQQDGWTYIRS is encoded by the coding sequence ATGAGCCAACCCGACTGGAACACCCTGCTGCCCGCACTGCGCCCCGAGACTCGCATCGTGCTGCACGCCCCCAGCACGCAAGCACTGCTGCGCGCGCGCGGCAACTTCAAGAACCTGAAAGCCGCCAACCCTGAGCTGGAGGTCTGGATTGTCGTCAATGCCCAGGCCGTGCAAGCCGTCCTGGAGCAGCCGGACGACATGGGACCGGCTCTGGCACATGTGCTGCTGTGCCCCAACACGCTCAGGAATGCAGGCATCAGCGCACCGGACAATATTCAGGTGCTGCCCATGGGCGCCGTCGAAGCCATCGCCCGCATGCAGCAGGATGGCTGGACCTATATCCGCAGCTGA
- a CDS encoding ATP-binding protein: MRSLRVRLLVWLCLALCTLWGGVAAWMFAGMRHELRSVLDDRLIASARMVAGIVHQFKPHNASPEDWGPMLNVVARDGVACEVSMIRSEVHTAPAHDAMDSEANAVSDEVGGKAARPALIPASPLDVPRAGTVKTDRAGESANTAPERATEPADSHVLARTADAPSFQGPLPLGFSSITKGGKPWRTYVFEEHGVRIATADRIDVREGLIHGFAYTIILPFVLALLASMVLMWWGVTRGLHPLESLRQELSERPPGDDSPVVQGRQVKELAPLVQTINHLLQRVHRAIERERRWSDDAAHELRTPLTAVKTHVQVAQMAVANAGSQMVALRDQPGAGTVSAVPRPISETAQWQMTRQALEQAGEGVEHLQHTLEQLLLLARLDCQPVSEYAGGSRAMACGSEPACAWEALEKAWGLAATAIPSGSQRLRWLPQQALNDARLQDLRVAVPQPLLVSALRNLMENALRYGRQAADEQGDSAVLLGLRHIPELAQVGGDKLQATLVNPAGYVEFTVVDHGPGLSSEDCAVATQRFWRKQHQAHGSGLGLAIVQRIAQCSDGELELLPLAQWRQHKGYAFEQMQDGLAPEAVTGLVVRLCLPVKSCAAPPD; this comes from the coding sequence ATGCGCAGCCTGCGGGTCCGTTTGCTGGTCTGGCTTTGTCTGGCGCTGTGCACTTTGTGGGGCGGTGTGGCCGCCTGGATGTTTGCCGGCATGAGGCATGAGCTGCGCTCCGTGCTCGACGATCGACTGATTGCATCGGCCCGCATGGTGGCAGGCATTGTCCACCAGTTCAAGCCGCACAACGCCAGTCCCGAGGACTGGGGTCCCATGCTCAATGTGGTGGCACGTGATGGTGTGGCTTGTGAGGTCAGCATGATTCGCAGCGAAGTGCATACCGCACCTGCGCATGATGCTATGGATTCGGAAGCAAATGCTGTGTCGGACGAAGTGGGCGGAAAGGCGGCTCGCCCGGCACTGATTCCGGCATCTCCGTTGGATGTGCCGCGCGCCGGAACCGTAAAGACCGACCGTGCCGGGGAATCCGCAAATACGGCTCCCGAGCGGGCGACCGAGCCTGCCGATTCTCATGTGCTGGCTCGCACTGCGGATGCGCCCAGCTTCCAGGGGCCGCTGCCGCTGGGCTTCTCGAGCATCACCAAAGGCGGCAAGCCCTGGCGCACCTATGTGTTTGAGGAGCACGGTGTGCGCATTGCGACGGCCGACCGCATCGATGTGCGCGAGGGACTGATCCATGGTTTCGCCTACACCATCATCCTGCCCTTTGTGCTGGCGCTGCTGGCCAGCATGGTGTTGATGTGGTGGGGGGTGACGCGCGGCCTGCACCCTCTTGAGTCGCTGCGCCAGGAGTTGAGCGAGCGTCCGCCCGGAGATGATTCTCCCGTGGTGCAAGGCAGGCAGGTCAAGGAGCTGGCGCCACTGGTGCAGACCATCAATCACTTGCTGCAGCGTGTGCACAGAGCCATTGAGCGTGAGCGTCGCTGGAGCGACGATGCAGCCCATGAACTGCGCACTCCGCTGACTGCCGTCAAAACCCATGTGCAGGTGGCGCAGATGGCGGTGGCCAATGCGGGGTCTCAGATGGTGGCTTTGAGGGATCAGCCCGGCGCTGGCACAGTGAGTGCTGTTCCCAGGCCGATTTCGGAGACCGCGCAGTGGCAGATGACCCGGCAGGCGCTGGAGCAGGCGGGGGAAGGCGTGGAGCATTTGCAGCACACGCTGGAGCAATTGCTGCTCTTGGCCAGGCTGGATTGTCAGCCGGTGAGCGAATATGCAGGAGGTTCTCGTGCCATGGCTTGCGGTAGCGAACCCGCCTGTGCTTGGGAGGCTCTGGAAAAAGCCTGGGGGTTGGCCGCCACGGCCATTCCTTCGGGCTCGCAGCGCCTGCGCTGGTTGCCTCAGCAAGCCCTGAATGACGCCAGGCTGCAGGACTTGCGCGTGGCCGTGCCTCAGCCCCTGCTGGTGTCGGCATTGCGCAATCTGATGGAAAATGCCTTGCGCTATGGGCGGCAGGCAGCTGACGAGCAGGGCGACTCTGCGGTGCTGCTGGGCCTGCGCCATATCCCGGAGCTGGCGCAGGTCGGCGGCGACAAGCTGCAGGCGACGCTTGTCAATCCTGCCGGTTATGTGGAGTTCACGGTGGTCGACCATGGGCCAGGGCTGAGCAGCGAGGACTGTGCCGTGGCGACCCAGCGCTTCTGGCGCAAGCAGCATCAGGCCCATGGCAGCGGTCTGGGGCTGGCGATTGTGCAGCGCATTGCACAGTGCAGCGATGGTGAGCTGGAGTTGCTGCCTTTGGCGCAGTGGCGGCAGCATAAGGGCTATGCGTTCGAGCAAATGCAAGACGGCCTGGCGCCAGAAGCGGTGACGGGGCTGGTGGTGCGTTTATGCCTGCCGGTGAAGTCCTGTGCTGCGCCGCCTGATTAG
- a CDS encoding c-type cytochrome — protein MSDKQQAASKSSNLAEYAVVACLFAGLGGALWYGMSISSPKKAEEPAKVAAPAAEAKAVTVAAKPGEFTPPGVSDYPEGPMGEWVRRGEAIFTRTPVNAVGFSGNPLSCTNCHLDAGRLKGAAPMWGAYPMYPAYRKKTDHVDTFAERVRGCFMYSMNGKAPDDGHDILVALESYAYWMAQKAPTGEKLPGAGFKKAGKPEETPTYEAGAKVYEAKCALCHAADGKGQFVGDVAVFPPLWGKDSYNWGAGMHDIDKAANFIKNNMPYGNATLSDQEAWDVATFINSQERGQDPRFNGNLQATAEKHHGTYSMYGKEVNGKLLKGL, from the coding sequence ATGTCGGACAAACAACAAGCTGCTTCCAAGAGCTCCAATCTCGCTGAATACGCCGTGGTGGCCTGCCTGTTCGCAGGTCTGGGCGGCGCGCTCTGGTATGGCATGAGCATCAGCAGCCCCAAGAAAGCCGAAGAACCAGCCAAGGTGGCCGCGCCTGCTGCAGAAGCCAAGGCCGTGACAGTGGCCGCCAAGCCTGGCGAATTCACACCTCCCGGCGTCAGCGACTACCCGGAAGGCCCCATGGGCGAGTGGGTGCGCCGTGGCGAAGCGATCTTCACACGCACCCCGGTCAATGCCGTAGGCTTCTCGGGCAACCCGCTGAGCTGCACCAATTGCCACCTCGATGCGGGTCGCTTGAAGGGCGCTGCCCCCATGTGGGGGGCATACCCCATGTATCCGGCCTATCGCAAGAAGACCGACCATGTGGACACTTTTGCTGAGCGCGTGCGCGGCTGCTTCATGTACTCCATGAATGGCAAGGCGCCGGACGACGGCCATGACATTCTGGTGGCACTGGAGTCCTATGCCTACTGGATGGCTCAGAAGGCCCCCACGGGCGAGAAGTTGCCTGGTGCAGGTTTCAAGAAGGCGGGAAAGCCCGAAGAGACTCCCACCTATGAAGCCGGTGCCAAGGTTTATGAAGCCAAGTGCGCGTTATGCCACGCTGCAGACGGCAAGGGCCAGTTTGTCGGCGATGTGGCCGTGTTCCCGCCGCTGTGGGGCAAGGACTCCTATAACTGGGGTGCGGGCATGCATGACATCGACAAGGCTGCCAACTTCATCAAGAACAATATGCCTTACGGCAATGCAACGCTGAGCGATCAGGAAGCCTGGGATGTGGCGACATTCATCAACAGCCAGGAGCGTGGCCAGGATCCTCGCTTCAACGGCAATCTGCAGGCAACGGCCGAAAAGCACCATGGCACATACTCCATGTACGGCAAGGAAGTGAACGGCAAGCTGCTCAAGGGTCTGTAA
- a CDS encoding patatin-like phospholipase family protein produces MNKLRRKPVVGLALGSGSARGWAHFGVLRALREAGVSPDVICGTSIGSLVGATYAAGEMDAFESWVLGLGKRKVFGFMDFNLGGGLLKGEKILEFWRENFVQETVEQLSTPFGCVATDLQTGAEVWLRKGSIAEAVRASIALPGLFTPVMREGRLLVDGGLVNPVPVSLARAMGADIVIAVDLNADIMRRHMKPVDMSESELNLHARELRVSQLHLEEEEPPVPLGQIPEALAANGSPLGWTGAWKRSMTSVKTLSSSVMRRGRKGEGDVEDDASAPVPSLVNVVMASVNIMQMRITRSRMAGDPAEVLIAPRLSHVGLMDFYRGRESIDEGYAATQLALPALKDWGL; encoded by the coding sequence ATGAACAAATTGCGACGCAAACCCGTTGTGGGCCTGGCCCTGGGCAGCGGCTCCGCAAGAGGCTGGGCGCATTTTGGTGTGCTGCGCGCGCTGCGCGAGGCTGGTGTCAGCCCCGACGTCATCTGCGGCACTTCCATTGGCTCATTGGTCGGTGCAACCTATGCGGCCGGAGAAATGGATGCCTTCGAGAGCTGGGTGCTGGGCCTGGGCAAACGCAAGGTCTTCGGCTTCATGGACTTCAATCTGGGCGGCGGATTGCTCAAGGGCGAGAAGATCCTCGAGTTCTGGCGCGAGAATTTCGTCCAGGAAACCGTGGAGCAACTGAGCACTCCGTTCGGCTGCGTTGCCACCGATCTGCAGACAGGTGCCGAGGTCTGGCTGCGCAAGGGCTCGATTGCCGAGGCTGTGCGCGCGTCCATCGCCTTGCCCGGCCTGTTCACGCCCGTGATGCGGGAGGGGCGACTGCTGGTCGATGGCGGTTTGGTCAACCCGGTGCCGGTGTCGCTGGCGCGCGCTATGGGCGCTGACATCGTCATCGCCGTCGATTTGAATGCCGACATCATGCGCAGGCATATGAAGCCCGTGGATATGAGCGAGAGCGAGCTCAATCTGCATGCCCGCGAGCTCAGGGTCTCGCAACTGCATCTGGAAGAGGAAGAGCCCCCGGTACCGCTGGGCCAGATTCCCGAAGCTCTGGCGGCGAATGGCTCACCGCTCGGTTGGACGGGCGCATGGAAGCGCAGCATGACGAGCGTGAAGACCTTGTCCTCATCCGTCATGCGCAGGGGGCGCAAAGGGGAGGGAGATGTCGAGGACGATGCTTCCGCGCCTGTGCCCTCGCTGGTCAATGTGGTCATGGCCAGTGTCAACATCATGCAGATGCGCATCACCCGCAGTCGCATGGCGGGTGACCCGGCCGAGGTGCTGATTGCTCCGCGCCTCTCGCATGTCGGGCTGATGGACTTCTACCGTGGGCGCGAGTCCATCGATGAGGGCTATGCTGCAACCCAGCTGGCATTGCCTGCGCTCAAGGACTGGGGTCTTTAG
- the cyoE gene encoding heme o synthase, producing the protein MSQSESLLNNTSRISQFYALTKPRVVQLIVFCALIGMVLAVPGWPTANQWIHMGVACAGIWLVAAAAAAFNCLVERHIDAKMKRTSWRPTARGELSSQQALAFSAILCMIGATILLVWTNALTMWLTLATFVGYAVIYTVVLKPATPQNIVIGGASGAMPPVLGWAAMTGNVGPEALILFLIIFLWTPPHFWALALYRVEDYRQSGLPMLPVTHGSEYTRLQILLYTVVLFAAGLLPFMYGMSSWLYLFAAVVLGAGFIAYAVALYRNYSDELSRRTFRFSLLHLSLLFLALLVDHYLFMA; encoded by the coding sequence ATGAGTCAAAGTGAATCCTTGTTGAACAACACCTCGCGAATCAGCCAGTTCTATGCACTGACCAAGCCTCGCGTGGTGCAGCTCATCGTGTTCTGCGCCCTGATCGGCATGGTGCTGGCCGTTCCCGGTTGGCCAACGGCCAATCAGTGGATACATATGGGCGTTGCCTGCGCCGGCATCTGGCTGGTAGCGGCTGCCGCTGCGGCCTTCAATTGCCTGGTGGAGCGTCATATCGATGCCAAGATGAAGCGCACATCCTGGCGCCCCACGGCGCGCGGCGAACTCTCCAGTCAGCAGGCACTGGCCTTCTCGGCCATTCTCTGCATGATTGGCGCCACGATTTTGCTGGTCTGGACCAATGCTCTGACGATGTGGCTGACACTGGCCACCTTTGTCGGCTATGCGGTGATCTACACCGTGGTTCTCAAGCCAGCCACGCCACAGAACATCGTGATCGGCGGAGCTTCAGGCGCTATGCCACCCGTGCTGGGCTGGGCCGCCATGACAGGCAATGTCGGCCCCGAGGCACTGATTCTGTTCCTCATCATCTTCCTCTGGACTCCGCCCCACTTTTGGGCCCTGGCCCTGTACCGCGTGGAGGACTACCGCCAATCCGGCCTGCCCATGCTGCCCGTGACCCATGGCAGCGAATACACGCGCCTGCAGATTCTGCTCTACACCGTTGTGCTGTTTGCGGCCGGTCTGCTGCCCTTCATGTACGGCATGAGCAGCTGGCTGTACCTGTTCGCGGCTGTCGTTCTGGGTGCAGGCTTCATCGCCTATGCCGTGGCCCTGTACCGCAATTACTCGGACGAGCTGTCGCGCCGCACCTTCCGTTTTTCACTGCTTCACCTGAGCCTGCTGTTTCTCGCCCTGCTCGTGGATCACTACCTGTTCATGGCCTGA
- a CDS encoding COX15/CtaA family protein has product MTEQQLYDLAPALELMAFGLVLALGPLCWVWWRNRSTGSGRRLQALCVLTLFLTFDLVLFGAFTRLTDSGLGCPDWPGCYGTASPIAAHAQISEAQAAMPTGPVTHGKAWVEMIHRYLATTVGVLIIAMTVMSWKQARAARLTGQHTSFRGAVSPWWPTLALVWVCIQGAFGALTVTMKLFPAIVTLHLLGGTGLLALLAIPASGLSQEQAGRSPALIARGLRIVLWLCLALLIAQVSLGGWVSTNYAVLACTTFPGCQESWWPAMNFTEALQIWRPLGMLKDGSNISFEALTAIHYTHRLAAYVVVLALAALWWALRHAPALAKQRRLLGFFAVLQVLTGLSNVVLDWPLVAAVLHTGGAAALVTTVVWSLAVTRANAVAAPRARNGAPPSLRHSVKRVIA; this is encoded by the coding sequence ATGACAGAGCAGCAGCTTTATGACCTGGCTCCTGCGCTGGAGCTGATGGCTTTCGGTCTGGTGCTAGCCCTGGGACCCTTGTGCTGGGTCTGGTGGCGCAATCGCAGCACGGGTTCAGGCAGGCGCCTTCAGGCGCTATGCGTTCTGACATTGTTCCTGACCTTCGATCTGGTTCTATTCGGCGCCTTCACACGTCTGACAGACTCGGGGCTGGGCTGCCCTGACTGGCCAGGCTGCTATGGCACGGCCAGCCCTATCGCAGCCCATGCCCAGATCTCCGAAGCGCAAGCTGCCATGCCCACCGGCCCCGTCACCCATGGCAAGGCCTGGGTGGAAATGATTCACCGCTATCTGGCGACCACGGTCGGCGTGCTCATCATTGCCATGACGGTCATGAGCTGGAAGCAGGCACGGGCGGCCAGGCTAACGGGTCAACACACCTCTTTCAGAGGCGCTGTCAGCCCCTGGTGGCCGACTCTGGCTCTGGTATGGGTCTGCATACAGGGCGCTTTCGGCGCCTTGACGGTCACCATGAAATTGTTTCCGGCCATCGTCACTCTGCACCTGCTGGGCGGTACTGGCTTGCTGGCATTGCTGGCCATTCCAGCATCGGGCCTGAGCCAGGAGCAAGCTGGCCGCTCTCCGGCCCTGATCGCCAGAGGCTTGCGCATCGTGCTGTGGCTTTGCCTGGCACTGCTCATTGCCCAGGTAAGCTTGGGCGGCTGGGTCAGCACCAATTACGCCGTGCTGGCCTGCACGACCTTCCCCGGCTGTCAGGAGAGCTGGTGGCCAGCCATGAATTTTACCGAAGCGCTGCAGATCTGGCGCCCTCTGGGCATGCTCAAGGACGGCAGCAACATCAGCTTCGAAGCGCTGACCGCCATTCACTACACCCACCGTCTGGCGGCCTATGTGGTGGTTCTGGCACTGGCTGCTCTGTGGTGGGCATTGCGCCATGCTCCTGCACTGGCCAAGCAGCGCCGGCTGCTGGGATTTTTTGCAGTGCTGCAAGTTTTGACGGGTCTGTCCAATGTGGTGTTGGACTGGCCCCTGGTTGCGGCCGTGCTTCACACCGGTGGAGCCGCGGCCCTGGTAACGACTGTGGTCTGGAGTCTGGCCGTGACGCGCGCAAATGCCGTCGCCGCCCCCCGGGCCCGAAATGGCGCGCCGCCCAGCCTGAGGCATAGCGTAAAAAGAGTGATTGCATGA
- a CDS encoding response regulator, which produces MHVLLVEDNALVASGVKAGLQLQGFGVDVVGCASQADAALKSSHFDVCVLDLGLPDEDGLHLLARWRRQGLELPVLVLTARDAVGQRIEGLQTGADDYLVKPFDLHELAARLHALLRRAAGRTVDWIVLGDVKVDLAAGQAMREGSIVDLSRREWALLRALLQSPGRVLSPEQLRDSLYGYSLDVESNAVNVHVHHLRRKLGSDMVETVRGVGFRLGRVQAGSC; this is translated from the coding sequence ATGCATGTGCTGTTAGTGGAAGATAACGCTTTGGTCGCCAGCGGGGTGAAGGCGGGCCTGCAGCTACAGGGCTTTGGCGTGGACGTGGTGGGTTGCGCCAGCCAGGCTGATGCGGCGCTCAAATCCTCCCACTTCGATGTGTGTGTGCTGGATCTGGGTTTGCCCGATGAGGACGGTCTGCATCTGCTGGCGCGGTGGCGCCGGCAGGGGCTGGAGCTGCCGGTGCTGGTGCTGACCGCACGTGATGCAGTGGGCCAGCGGATCGAAGGCTTGCAGACGGGGGCTGACGACTATCTGGTCAAACCCTTCGATCTGCACGAGCTGGCGGCGCGGCTGCATGCGCTGCTGCGCCGGGCGGCGGGGCGTACCGTGGACTGGATTGTGCTGGGCGATGTCAAAGTGGATCTGGCCGCCGGCCAGGCCATGCGTGAGGGCAGCATCGTGGACCTGTCGCGTCGTGAATGGGCGTTGCTGCGCGCACTCCTGCAGTCGCCGGGGCGAGTGCTGAGCCCTGAGCAACTGCGCGACAGCCTCTATGGTTACAGTCTTGATGTGGAGAGCAACGCGGTCAATGTGCATGTGCACCATCTGCGTCGCAAGCTGGGCTCGGACATGGTGGAGACCGTGCGTGGCGTGGGCTTCAGGTTGGGGCGCGTGCAGGCAGGCAGTTGCTGA
- a CDS encoding prolipoprotein diacylglyceryl transferase family protein — MSLRPAAAIVLLSVLLTGMTAWAQPLALPSLDADKPSAQPEILTAEQAFELVRPEQSAVKTEADGSRLLELHWNIAPGHYLYRDQLRMLDAQGQPIPLQIPESQTLSDAFFGHVQVFHRELRIQAALPEQSTQWPLELQWQGCAEIGICYPVQQQSISAAQAGMDRNADAPTPALSEGNTEAAQPGLLQALTLPASVRIGPLALPTMALAAFLALLASQWWARLRQRQSNQPVETLLLQATLAGLVAARTAYVLQWWPEYWAPVSASPASVLQILDIRDGGWNLWAGLLVAALWAAWSCRSHALLKRGVLQSLGVGAFILMAAYALRNWVEPPESSLPSLTLVSAAAQPTDLRSYGGQPLVINLWASWCPPCKREMPVLAQAQKDHPGVRFIWINQGEDAAAVLRYLQSMPLPPAQVLLDPDQLAGQHWQQRSLPSTYFYDANGHLRSTRTGELSRASLSEQLRTIAPPTQAP; from the coding sequence ATGTCTCTTCGCCCTGCCGCAGCCATCGTTCTGCTTTCAGTCCTGCTGACGGGGATGACTGCCTGGGCACAGCCGCTGGCCCTGCCCAGCCTGGATGCCGACAAGCCCTCTGCGCAACCCGAAATCCTGACTGCGGAACAGGCTTTTGAGCTGGTCCGCCCCGAGCAAAGCGCCGTCAAGACAGAGGCTGATGGCAGCCGCCTGCTGGAGCTGCATTGGAACATTGCCCCTGGTCACTATCTCTACCGCGACCAGTTGCGCATGCTCGATGCTCAGGGTCAGCCAATACCGCTGCAGATTCCTGAAAGTCAGACCCTGAGCGATGCTTTTTTTGGCCATGTGCAGGTCTTTCACCGGGAGTTGCGCATTCAGGCCGCGCTGCCTGAACAGTCGACGCAATGGCCGCTGGAGCTGCAATGGCAAGGCTGTGCCGAGATAGGCATCTGCTACCCGGTACAGCAGCAGAGCATCAGCGCCGCTCAAGCAGGCATGGACAGGAATGCGGATGCCCCTACTCCAGCCCTGAGCGAAGGCAATACCGAAGCAGCTCAACCCGGCTTGTTGCAGGCACTGACCTTGCCCGCCAGTGTGCGGATAGGCCCTCTCGCTCTGCCCACCATGGCTCTTGCCGCATTCCTGGCATTGCTTGCCAGCCAGTGGTGGGCGCGACTCAGGCAGCGTCAAAGCAATCAGCCTGTAGAGACTCTGCTGCTTCAGGCCACGCTTGCTGGACTGGTGGCGGCGCGCACGGCCTACGTCTTGCAATGGTGGCCCGAGTACTGGGCACCCGTGAGCGCATCTCCCGCCAGCGTGTTGCAAATTCTGGATATTCGCGACGGTGGCTGGAACCTCTGGGCCGGACTGCTGGTGGCGGCTCTCTGGGCAGCCTGGAGCTGCCGCAGCCATGCGCTCCTGAAACGTGGCGTGTTGCAGTCCCTGGGTGTGGGAGCCTTCATCCTGATGGCAGCCTACGCACTGCGAAATTGGGTTGAGCCTCCAGAGTCTTCACTCCCCTCTTTGACGCTGGTCAGCGCAGCCGCTCAGCCCACGGATCTGCGCAGCTACGGCGGCCAACCGCTGGTCATCAACCTCTGGGCCAGTTGGTGCCCACCCTGCAAGCGCGAGATGCCGGTACTGGCCCAAGCGCAAAAAGACCATCCAGGCGTGCGTTTCATCTGGATCAACCAGGGAGAAGACGCCGCTGCAGTGCTGCGCTATTTGCAGTCCATGCCTCTGCCCCCTGCCCAGGTGCTCCTGGACCCCGACCAGCTTGCCGGTCAGCACTGGCAGCAACGCTCCCTGCCATCCACCTATTTCTATGACGCGAACGGACACCTGCGGTCCACGCGTACGGGGGAGCTCTCCCGCGCCAGCCTGAGCGAGCAGTTGCGCACCATTGCGCCTCCAACACAGGCCCCATGA
- a CDS encoding c-type cytochrome has translation MNRLNTKTLPRSWVAVGISMLMATSAWAQEPAAAKAALSGNAAAGAKIAQSGSAGGAAACVTCHGAKGEGQPGFPALAGQHAGYLERQLNQLAAGARQSAVMAPMAKALSEQERADVAAYYASLQLPIKSVRGALPGKSDDSGAWLVERGRWADGIPACAQCHGPGGVGVGKDFPAIGHLSADYMQSQIDAWNKGQREAGPLGLMGAVAKKLTADDVKAVAAYYQRLHNPAAAAATTKP, from the coding sequence ATGAATCGCTTGAACACAAAGACTCTGCCCCGGTCGTGGGTGGCTGTCGGCATTTCCATGCTGATGGCGACCAGCGCCTGGGCTCAAGAACCTGCTGCCGCCAAGGCTGCATTGAGCGGCAATGCCGCTGCCGGTGCAAAGATTGCTCAGTCTGGCTCTGCCGGCGGTGCGGCTGCCTGCGTCACCTGCCATGGTGCCAAGGGCGAGGGCCAGCCTGGCTTCCCCGCACTGGCGGGTCAGCACGCCGGTTACCTGGAGCGTCAGCTGAACCAGCTGGCGGCTGGTGCTCGTCAGTCGGCTGTCATGGCTCCCATGGCCAAGGCCTTGAGCGAGCAGGAACGCGCGGATGTGGCCGCCTATTACGCCAGCCTGCAACTGCCCATCAAGAGCGTGCGCGGTGCCTTGCCCGGCAAGAGCGACGATAGCGGTGCCTGGTTGGTCGAGCGTGGTCGCTGGGCCGACGGCATTCCAGCCTGTGCGCAGTGCCATGGTCCCGGTGGCGTGGGTGTGGGCAAGGACTTTCCGGCCATCGGCCATCTATCCGCCGACTACATGCAAAGTCAGATCGATGCCTGGAACAAGGGGCAGCGCGAGGCCGGCCCACTGGGTCTGATGGGAGCTGTGGCCAAGAAGCTCACGGCCGATGACGTCAAGGCCGTTGCTGCGTACTACCAGCGCCTGCACAACCCCGCTGCTGCCGCAGCAACCACCAAGCCTTAA
- a CDS encoding Thoeris anti-defense Tad2 family protein: protein MKFGDAIKELQLGKRLQRTGRNGKGLFVYLLPAASYPVQTGVANKHFGEGAMVP, encoded by the coding sequence ATGAAATTCGGTGACGCAATCAAGGAGTTGCAGCTGGGCAAGCGCCTTCAGCGCACAGGCCGGAACGGCAAAGGCCTGTTTGTCTATCTGCTGCCTGCTGCCAGCTATCCGGTACAGACTGGTGTGGCCAATAAGCACTTTGGCGAGGGGGCGATGGTTCCTTAA
- the dsbG gene encoding thiol:disulfide interchange protein DsbG, giving the protein MPRIQPLSRQLAALTLPIFAAAAATVVAVAYTRDVIAASSAAASSAASSDLPSAQFLAEQGLQIVGPMQSSGGLKAWAAYRDQQPIPIYRMPDGKHWVIGTVIDAQGKDVNAKALHNAVQKPMGQEFWTDLERTHWIGDGRPDAARIAYVFTDPNCPYCNQLWRDARPLVQAGQLQLRHVLVGMLRPSSEGKAAAILASKAPEQALASHAMAYADAHGKNPDALGIAPLQRIPLSARDALANNAALMSNAGLRATPATIWKNAQGVVQIRTGMPPGLLDELMDKAPAKSPPH; this is encoded by the coding sequence GTGCCACGTATACAGCCCCTGTCACGCCAATTGGCGGCGCTGACGCTCCCCATCTTCGCTGCAGCCGCAGCCACCGTGGTGGCCGTCGCCTATACCCGCGACGTAATTGCCGCCAGCAGCGCTGCAGCAAGCAGTGCGGCAAGCAGCGACCTGCCCTCAGCACAGTTTCTCGCCGAGCAAGGCCTGCAGATCGTAGGCCCGATGCAGAGCTCCGGCGGCCTCAAGGCCTGGGCCGCCTACCGCGACCAGCAGCCCATTCCCATCTACCGCATGCCTGACGGCAAGCACTGGGTGATTGGCACCGTCATTGATGCCCAGGGCAAGGACGTCAACGCCAAGGCCTTGCACAATGCCGTGCAAAAGCCCATGGGTCAGGAGTTCTGGACCGATCTGGAGCGTACGCACTGGATTGGCGACGGCAGGCCCGATGCCGCCCGCATCGCCTATGTGTTCACCGATCCCAACTGCCCCTATTGCAACCAGCTCTGGCGCGATGCCAGGCCACTGGTGCAGGCTGGCCAGTTGCAGTTGCGCCATGTTCTGGTGGGCATGCTGCGCCCCAGCAGCGAAGGCAAGGCCGCCGCCATTCTGGCCTCCAAGGCACCCGAGCAAGCTCTTGCCAGCCACGCCATGGCCTATGCCGACGCTCATGGCAAGAATCCCGATGCCCTGGGTATTGCACCGCTGCAGCGCATCCCCCTGTCGGCCCGCGACGCACTGGCCAACAACGCCGCGCTGATGAGCAATGCAGGCCTGCGTGCCACACCCGCGACGATCTGGAAGAATGCCCAGGGAGTGGTGCAGATCCGCACCGGCATGCCTCCCGGACTGCTGGACGAGTTGATGGACAAAGCTCCTGCCAAGTCGCCCCCACATTAG